The nucleotide window CGGCGAACCCCCAGTCGAGCCCGTAGTTTGCGTCGGCCGGgttcgtcgccgacggctcgACCAGCGACGGGCCCGGGTTGAGGAAGAAGCTGAGCGGCTTGTCCTTGCAGAACCAGATGCGCCCGCCCGAGATGCGCGGGATCGTGACGGTGCGAGacgagccgccaccgcccaggGGGATGGCGcagtcggcgccgaggggctGCAGTGTGTCCTTGGGGGAGACGGGCCGGTAgggcgtcttgccgtcggcgctcatgacgatgatgcccttgtcgtcggAGCCCGTGACGTGCGCGTacagctgcgcggcgcccgtctcgttGCGGAGGACGAGGTTGAGCGTGTCCGGCATGGTGACGTGCTGGGTGGGTGCTCCTGTCTGTAGTGGAGCGTTTGGGAGATATATATGAGGTGTTTCTTTTGGTCTTGATGTTGCTTTGTTATTTGTCTcgcgatggcggtgatggtgacttgatgacgatgacgataAAAGTAGAAGAGGACGCTCCCGTCCAAGCTGTTATAGGAGAATCGATCCGATCAGCTTCAtcaatgatgatgatgatgatgatgatgataatgTCCTCATCCGCCATCAACGGCCATCCCAGTCGACGGCACAGCCTCCTTTTATATACccagcctccctccctcccccctccgcctcttcctcctcctcctcctccccgctcTTCACGCACGTTACTTCTTCCATCACAGCGTCTCatccttctctctcttcctccatccctccctcttTCGCTTCTCCTCTCTCCCCATCTTCCCTCACAcgctccctctctctctccccctctctcgctcgctcacgcAACACCTCCCCTACCCAGCCTCTAAACCCAAAACCGCAAATCAATGTAACGCGATGCACCCAAACCGCACCGAACCAACCGCCCACGGGATGCcccgtctcgtcctcgccaagcgTCCGTGACGCCTCCGCTTCCACCTTGGCTGGCCCTTCTCCCACGGGGACACCCGTCTCGCACTCGCCTTCGCCCGTCGATCGTCATCAGGGCCACCGTTCCGAAACtaagggggggagggtgcTGGTGGCCGCTACGAACCAACTAGTTAAACCTTGTCTGCCGTTTGTGAGCGTGGCTGGGCCGCGAAGCAAACGACCGTCCGTTGCCCGCCATGTGTGGCGTCATCTGGCCGGGCCGCCTGTCACTTGACTTTACGGAGCGGACCAGACACGCGACGGGCGATCCGAGCCAAAGGGGGAAGCCAAAAACCCCAATCCCCCCAACTCACTTGACGTCCCGCGTGCGTGGCGCCCGCATTCGCGCACAGCGGCTCAAAACGGTAGACTCGACCCAACCGCGTCGGGCGGCCGACAGCGTTTCATTAACAGTAATAAGTTGTAGTAAGTGGGCTGCTAGGCGCAACATTGTGACGGGCTGCAACCTCATCACAAAAAAACACAAAAAATACAGACCTCGCATGCATATACCCCGTGGCTCCTTCGCACTCGCCAAACGAGGAGGCGACTATCACCAGgaccgacgccggcgcccaccAAAACACCCAACAAATGACCCAACTCCTACTAATACTACTacaacagcagcagtgcAAGCGCCGTCACACTGCCCGTGGCCATGACAAGCCCCAGCACTCCCATGCCATCGGTcgcgcgagcgcctcggctcTCGCGACCCTTGTGGTCCGTTAGAAACGGGCCGCCCGTGCTGGCGTTggtggcggtgccgtcgGGTATCTCACACACGGGCACCTTCTTGTCGGCGCATGTCTTGGTCCACGAGTCCAGCGGGGCAGTCGAATTAAAGTAGGCCTTGACGTAGCTGACCGtcatgacggcgtcgcgcgtcggcggACCGCCTGACCACAGCGGGTTGCCGTTGCTCCAGTGCTGCAGGATGAGGTGGCCGGCGTCCGAGGGCATCTCGGCCCCCTTCATCTCAGCCAAGCGCTTGCTGTCGGCGTAGAAGATGACGCGCCCCGGCATGTAGTCGAAGCGGTACTCGTGAAAGTCGGCTGTCGGGTCGAACGTCAGGTTGACCGTCTTGAACAGGCCCGTCTTGCTGGCGTCGTAGCCCGCGAgcttcgacgccggcgactgGATCACGAGGTTGACGGGGTACACCTTGTTGACCGGGTCGAACTCGCGCGAGAGGAACTCCATGTCGATCTCCTGCGTGTCGTTGAAGTACTGCGCCTGACGTTAGAACCCGTGGCGGCACCGACAGACACACCCTGGAACCCCCGTCACGCTTCCTTGCAGCCAGAGCAGGTAGGGGGGGGTAGGAAAGTCTCTCACGCACCCAGAAAAAGGCTCCGCATGTGCCGTTGACCGCCGTCAGCTTCATGCCCGTCCGAAACGATCCCCAGTGCATGTCGTGGTTGGCAGagtccacctcggccgccggcaccgcctcaTCCTTGAGCGCACTGCCGACTATCAGGtcgagcccgccgtcgtcgccgtccgcctTCCTGGGCCGCGACACCACGTTGTCTACGACAAACGACTTGGCGTACTTgccgcggcccgccgccgccgtcacgtcAAACTTTTGTCGCGTCCACTCCGAGTACTTGGCGATGTCGGCAATGTTGGTGAAGTCACTCTCGAGCGCGCCCGTGAAGAGCCAGGGGCCGTCACCCGCGTCGGGGCCCTTGGCCGAGTATCCGCATTCGCACAAGGCCGTTACCAGCCgtggcacggcggcgcacccCAGCAGAGCAATCGCCGACAGGCGCATCTCGGCGGCTTTTGCGTAGTGTCCGTCTCAGCAGACAGAGCAGCGTGAGAGGATGGAtagcgggcgcggcgcgtccgTCAGGTGCCGAGCCAGACAGAGCAAGTCAAAGAAAGCGAGTGACGACGTAGATCTGTTTTTTCTGGTTGCCCTTCCCAAGGAGCCGTGAAGATTGCGCAACCTGACCGGCAAGACGCTGCGCAATGGTGGTGTGAGAGGTCAGCGGAACAGCCAACAACTGCTtggtggggaggggaagggggggggggggttgcaaAGAGTCAGTCAGGGTCAAGGTATTAAGGAGGAGCGTACGTAAATTCGTCCCGGGCATGTGGACGTCTGTTGGAGCCTGGCGCCTTCTGCTCCGTAGCTTGCGACACTCACAActgcgccgcccacgtcccTTCTTCAACTCCCGCGTCAGGGTAGGAGATGAGGCAACAGGCCCCGGTCGGTGtcggtcgtggtggtggtggtggtggtggcggaagTTACAAGGCGGCGGGACAACAACGAGatcgcaagcaagcaagcaagcaagcccgAGCGCGCGGACCTCTCTTCCTACTAATAACCTTCCTCctggtgctgatgctgtcCTGTCGTGGCCTCTCTttcccgtccgtccgtcgccggACCAAGAAGCACTGAGTAAGTGAGGCCCGGGTCACGAGACAACGTCAGTTGCGCCGCCTGTTTTGCGCCGCCAGGATCCGGGGACGAGACAAGCTAAAGTAGCGAGCAAGCAGGTCGAGGAAAGACGGAGGCAAAATACGTAACGAAGAAAGAAGATCAAGCCACTGCTTCAGCGAAGAAAGAAAAAATGAGGTCGGCGTTTCGTCAACAGCAAGGAGGTCGGAGCCAGAAACCGCCTCCacgctgccctgcctgcccagccagccctgcgcTGTCTTGTTCTCCgtctctccgtctctctcACCCGGATCTCGCCCGGATCGACTGCGCAAAAAAACAGCGCCACACGACAAGAGGGGAGTGGAGACCAAGGGTCTTCGGTCCCGGGGGCCAAGCGACGCGCGCCTCTCTCTGAGTCCCTCTTTCTCTCGCCCgaagccgccgtcgtctcgtctaGGAAGGAGGGGCACGGTGCTGCTGTCCGAGGAAACCGAGGGTGGGAGGGACTGTGCAAGTCAGTTACGAAGTGGCAAGTGGAAGATTttggccggctggccgaCACGAGGCGTGACCAGCGAaagaccatcatcaccgccgccaccaccaccgtcgccgccgccagaatGCGACAATCTCGGTTCCCGCTCCACGGCGCCAGAGGCgagtgcgcgcgcgcgcatgcgcAGCTGGATGGCTGACTggctgactggctggctcaCTCACTGACTGCTcggagggatggatggaacGGGGGGGTGCcccgtcttcatcctcctcccccccgggTTGGCACCGCTCACGCTGCGGCACGTGTCACGATCCGTGcgtcgagcgagcgagcgagcgagcatgggggatgggatgggacgggacgggcagatggacagacagacgcccAAACCTTGAAaggatgcccgccgcccttcACGTAACGTAACCCAGgctggctggatggctggctggcagggcagggcatgCTCGCGTGTCACGGTACCTGCCTACTTGCCCACTGTGTAGGTAGTACTTGCCTGCCAGGGACGACGTTGGGCCTGGATTGCCTGACACGGCATAAACCCGCCCCCTTGCACTCACTCTGCTTGCAGTACCATGTAACTGTCCTGTactgtacaaagtacgtcgGCACTGTGCTACCAATGGACAACACCAGCCCGGCTGTCTCCTGTCGAACAGGAACAGGGTGGTGGCCCGCGGTcagggcagccagggcaCTCCCGGGCTTCCAGCATCATGCAGACGGGAGCCTGATGCTCATCCATGCGACCCCCCTGCGGGTACCTACATGCTGCTGCGAACACCGCTGATCGTGCAGCCGTGCCGTTGCGGCTGTCGATGATTTCGCCCAAGGAAGGGCATACCTTTGCGCACGTCGTACATCCCGACTTACATgctacagtacctacctacctttaCTGTACCTCGTACTACAAACATAAAAAGGCCACGATTTCCGTAATCTCAGCATTGGGCAGCAGACAGACTCACTCGTCCTTGCGCGCGACCGCACACACTcacgtacgcacgcacgcgcagcaCTTGATCCGGGCCACCCCGCGCCTTGTCCGTCGCAGGCCACGTTCCCTCCTCATCTCGCCGAAATACGCTCACCGCGAACCATCCGACATGTGACAGAGACGCTATTATGATTTGTGGTACCCAAGTACAGTACGATGAATATCTATACACGAGCGAGCCGGCTGttctcctcgcccaggcgcGACCGGCTCGGCAGTCGAGACCCGACTGTGGCCCATCTGCCCGCGAGGTCGCGACGCCCTCCCTTCACCCGCCCATGGCAAGCAAGCATCCACCCAATGACAAGACGCAAGTCAAAAAGAAATCAGACGGGAGGGGAAAAAAAGCAAATGCAACAATCTGTATATCGAACAAGGTATCTGAGAAGTGACGTGCAAGAGCAGTGAGGCGAGTTGTCGAAAAGCAGAATCAAGTGCCATGGGTGATGAGTAAGAATCAACATGAGCAAAGAAGTGAACAAGAGCGCTGCCAAGATTAGGAAGAACCGAGAAGCGAAAAAAGAAAGAGAACAGCTTGTAATCAAACAAAACAAGGAGAGGGAGTGGGAAGCaagcggcaccgccgtcatggacCAGCCAATCAACCCGCCAGTACTGCAGTCAGTCCATCagctcgcgctgccgctctgTCGTTGAACATCCAATTTCCCCTGCCGAGGCCCTGAAATATATGCGTGCCCGTCCCTCCCAACCCGCTTTCCAACCTCGCCGCCAGTTTCCCCAATTATCGCTGCCACCAGCCCCGTCCCGATACTCACGCCGAGAAGCAGGAAcaatggcggccatgcgAACCAAAGCAAGCCCACAGCAAAACCAGCGCGACGCGACAAACCTGCTCTGCCTCAGGTAGCCGAAAGGAGATGATGGACCAAAAGCCCTAGAGAATACGCAAGGAAAGTAAACCATCAAACAGTTCCAACGCCAGCCCCGAGGCCACCTCGCCTGAAAGTGGTTACCCTTACAAGGCGATGGTTGGGTGGCAAAACGCAGCAAATAGAGAGGTATATGCCAAGGAAAGCGGCGGAGACGTGCCATGCTCCCCGGTGACGCAAGGAAAAAAATTACAAAAAAAAGCACAAGTCGTTTCAGTCATCTCGTGTTGATTAATACacgctgtcctcgtcggcacccTGCGAAATCATCGAGGGTGTCGACACGTTTGAGGAAGCTTCGGGGTCGTCGACGTAACCGACGAGAGCCTGCGAGTGCAGCTTGAAAGACTCGCCCATCAGGCGTGTGATTCTGCAGCATCAATCGTTAGCAcgcgcttcttcctcaccaGTATGTGCGCTGGGGATCGGATGCCATCTACTTACCCCCAGACCACAACTTCGTCCAGCATGGAGCCCCAGAGCCGGGCAACAACGGAGCTAAGCTGAGTCGTGTAGCCGTCGTTCAGCTCCTTCTTGAAGAGCTGTCGAACCTTGTTGTACAtgtccacctcctccaccgttGCGGGCTCTTCGTCATGTTCCAGGCGATAGAGCCACAGCGACAGGATGATCATGAGGTCCATGCCGCAAAGGGGGTGCTCGACActccagctcgtcggcgaggtgcggGCGACCCACCTGATGCCCTGGACCACGGCCGTCTCGATGCAGTTGTAGCATTCCTGAATGACCGTGATCATCTCGCTCGAGCGCTTTACGCGATCCCGAGCATgggacatggccgccgccacctcgtaTGGGTCGTGGTATCGCAGTGCCTCCTGCACGCTCTTGAGGTCCACCTCGAGCCGTGCTCGCGCGTTGCGATACATGGCCTTGGCGTTGAAAATTAGTGGGTGGTGGCCCTTGTGCGGAGCGCTGAGCGGGACAGCCACGGACTCGGGCTCGCACATGTCCAGTGACTTTTCCCAcgtctcgagggcgagacggagctTGTACTCGGTCACCACGTCCTGGAGCGCCTCAGGGCTTCGCTTGTGATACCAGACCTCGAGGAACAGGGCGTTGATCATGACACGCGTCGCGAACGCACTGTATCGCAGCCCCTCGCCCTGGAAGAGGTTATCGTGCGCCTCCATGAAGGTCACAGCCGGGGACGAGCCGAGATGCTCCCTCCACACCGCGTCGTCTGCCACCTGCAGGTTCCACAGGCCTTCCGTCGAGGGCAGCTGCAGGTCCTCGAACTCGTTGAAGCTAATGGCCGGAGTGTGGTTGTATGTCAGCGTGAGCAGGCCGAAGAAGATGTACACCGCGTAATAGGtacggcggcagccctcgtcttcgaccCACTCCGCGCGCGTGGGCTGCGACGTGCCTCGGGCCTCCTGACGAAGCTTCAGCTCGTACCTGTTGCCGGCCACCATGTTGGCGAGCAGGCTCTTGATCGAACATGCCCACTCCAGCCCCTTGGGGTCACCGCTCCAACTGGCGAAGATCATGTTGAGCAGGGAGCTCTGCATGGTCCATAGAGGACACTTTCGTGAGCTGAAGTTCTCCTTGTTTTGCAGGAACTGGTTGACGAGAACCTTGGATCCGATGTGGAGCATGTAGGCCTGATCTTGGTCGAAAGCGTACAACGCGCCAATACTCAGCACCGCGAGCAACAGCGGAGGCGACATCTGTGAGGCGGAGAACGAAGTGGGGTGCAAAAACGGTAGGTGATGGTGAAACATGCCAAAATACGTTGACAGATATCGGTTCAGCGAGCCTAGGCCAGGCAGCCGGAAGCCATCGGGAATGGCGTGTTCCCGATCGTAGCTGCGGATCGTGTCCAGGATCGCGTTgcgttcctcgtcgccgctgacTTGAGGGGGCCTGACTCCGGCGTGAGAGGCATCTGAGGGACTATGCGGGACGGGGGTTCCTGCACCCGAGTTTGGTAGCGAGTTGATCATTGTCTGTAAAGCTGGAACCAGGCCGTTGGCGTTTTGGCCCACAATCGAAGGAAGCTGATGGGCATTCGGCTGGACGGTGCTGCCACTTGCGAACGACTGATGCGAGTCGAAAGATCCAGAGGCGCTAGATGAGATCGAGTGCGCCTTGGGCTCGGCAGGCATGAAGCCATCCCACTGCATCTGAGGCAGGGCAATGGCTCCCGACGGGTACGTAACAGTCGATTCCACGATGGAAGAACTCCGCGGCGAGTACGCCATGGAAGCGCTGTCGTCGTAAGTTCCATCATCGGCACGCATGGCGGCCGTTGCCTTGTGGTGCAGGTCGGCGACAAGCATCGCGGCAGCTTCTACGTCGAAgatgccgtcgctgccagCCTCCATTTGCTCCAAAGTGGACGTATCCAGAGGCAAGGAAGCCTTGGAGGGGCCGCCGATGGTACGCGTCTTGGGAccgccggcacggcgcttGCCGTCGCTGTGCAGAGGAACGCCTCCATCTTTGGCATGAACCGTCCTGTCGTGTCGGAGAAGAAGGTCGCGACGGACAAACGTGCTTCTACACTTCATGCACTTGAATGGGCGCTCTTTGGTGTCTGCGACTGGGTCAGCATGTTTGCGGAGGCAGGCAAGGGGACGTCGGGTGATGGGGAGAGAGAAATAGGTTCGGAACACGGAAAATAGGCGGTCAAATGCTACGACGCGTCGAAAGCATCGATGAGGACGGGGACAGGCGCTCGCGCGCTCTAGAACAGAGGTTACGTACGGGATCGTTCATGTCGGCTTCGGTGTTCGCTCCGGCTGAAGGCTCTGTTGCAGAACTGGCACTTGTACTTGCGTTCTGGTGCGAGAGATGCCTTCCGCGAGGATgaagtcgaggccgccggtggcgggAGGACTGCGACGCTTGCGCCGGGCATCTTGATGGCCTTGTGTCGGTGGTGTCTGGTATCGCGGGTGGCTGCGCTTGGGGGAAGCAGtgtgcagcagcaacgcgGCGATGTGCGACTTGTGGCCGAGGGTCTGGTCCTCAGGACAGCACGATGGTTGAATATCGTCTGGATCTCAAATCTCGCTCTCGACTCCTAGCTCCTCGCTCGCACGCGCTCCCGTGGGGTTTAAAGTGTGACTGCGGTGGATTCGGTCGCGAAGTTGGTCATTGGTGGTGGTATCCTAGTCATGGAAAGGCTGTGTGTTTTTTTGTTCAGGTCAGAGGCTCtggatggcctcgacgagtCTGCGTGTCTGTCCCGGACGgtgcgggcgacgacgacgatggcttGGTGGCAAGGTTGAGCCGATGGGAAAGCTGTTGATGGAAGCtgatgggatgggaggggaagaagggaagaggaggagaggaggtGGGAGGTTGTGGTCTTCGAGGAgcagagggagggaggggaaagATTCTGGGGGGGGAAGCCAGGAGCTGGGTAGCAGGGCGTGGAACTAGCGATAAGGGGGGCGCACGCAGtagagaggggaggggatggaAAGAGACACAGAGTGGGAAAGTGGGAGGGAGCAGGCCAaaaggaggggagggaggtgagGGGCTGGGttggcggggggggggggggctcgtACCTAGCAGCCCAGGTGGGAAAGGTGGCTGCAGAGAGTGCCCGAGAGAGAGACCAGCGGCTTGGACGGTCACTGCAGCGGGCGTGGGCCGCTGTGACCAGCGCCGATGGGTGGGCTCCATGCGCGTCTCCAGCCAAGCGTCTTGAGGCCATTCTCGCCACGGTCGAAGGGTAACAACAGCTTGGGACCAGAGCAGCCGGCTGTGAGGTGCGCGGGCCGCCACTGttggccgccagctccccGCCGTACCGTACCGAGCCGTCCACCTCATCCTAGATGCGacgcgacgctgctggacCACGCCCTCCCTAACGAAGCCTATAAGGGCTTCCATCGTGAGGGTGGGCGGGCATCTGGCATCGCCTCATCCTGTGGCCGGCCCGTGCCAGAGCGCGCACTCATGGTCTGGTTGGAGGAGGGGGATGCagacgcgggcggggaggaggggggtcggcgcgggcgctgtgCGGCGTTGGCGTGATTCGCGCAACGGGGGATGCGATACTAGTGGTATGGAtggtgatgcgatgcgatgcgatgcgctCTCGTGATGTGGTGCCCACGCTGTTCTGCGCTGGTGGTGCACCGGGTGGTGCGCTGCGTTGCGCTGGCAGCCCAGCCtgtcgcggcgacgaccgaTGGAagcccctcctccactgTGGTCCCGCCTGCCGGGTGGACGAGCCCACTGGCGGGACAACGATGCTGTGGCGGGGCTCCCGTCAGCGCGGAGGGGTGAGGACGGATgtgaggcgggcgggcgggcggcgggggcccctccacccacccacccactctccctccctccctctctctgcctgacctggcaagcctggctGGCACTGCGTGGCATGGCGTCcgcggcatggcatgggcatcCCTGAGGTTCCGGTACTCCGGTGGGGGCATCCAACGGCGacatggcgtcgagcacTCTCGGCAACTAGGTGCTTACGTACGAGGACGGGTAGGTACCGGTACTCGCCCTGTCGACTTGGCCAGCGAAAACACGCAGAACGCGCCAGGTCGCCAACacctgctggccggccgccaccaccgccagacTCCAGACACGCGGGGGGGACCTGTGCGTGGCTTGGCGCGAATGGAGACTTGCCAACCTGgcacgccgccagcgagccaGCGCAGTGGAcgcgagcgccgcgtccaACATGCGAGCCCACTGAAAATTCTGCCAGGACAAcctggacggcgcgggccacTAAAAGCAGCCCTGGGACCGTGTTGCACAGTCGGGTCCCGTCACCCAGGCGCGACCACTTACCGCAGAGGCCCTTGCAGGGACATGGTCGACGCCCCTGTCCGCAAGGCCGTCCTGAGCGGGCAGTTGCCAGTCCACCGTTCAGTGCATGCACTCGACTTTCCAGACATGCTGGGAGGGAGCTAGTAATGAACATTGAGCGGGCCGGCCCAGAAAGCCAACTGCTGGTGTGTACGGTGTACCTGCATCtccctggccgcggcgcggcgcattGCTTTTTCTGCTTGTTTGTGCACCGAGGTTTTGCTTGTTTGTGATGCCGAGAGTCACGACAGCAAACGGATGCGTTCGTCTGCATTCCCGTGACACCATGCGGAATAGGACATGACGAGTGCACTTGGTACCGAATACGGAGGGATCACTCCTTACATGGAATAAACAAGAAGCGTTCAGGTGGCCGGACGAGGTGGCCAAAAGGGGCGGCGTGGAGCATCTTGAAGCTGTGCTCGGCAACGTCGggccctctccctcgccggTCCCTAGTCATGGAGCTGCGTGTCCATCCATGGACGCACTCCCGCCACTTGTCCACCGTGCTCGCAAGCAGAGGACGGGGTTGGCGAGCCCTCAGCGACTGAGAAGGGCGGTCAACGTGACAGTGAGagatgtcgtcggcgcccagccagagtggtggttggtggcgACCACTGGTCATCGGGCCACGCATAGCCTGTGGCCACGGACAACGAGGTCATCTTGAGTATCGAGCGTCGTGGCCGCAGgcaccgctgccggcgccgtttTGAGTGTGTGCATCAATGGTTCCTTCGATGTTGTGTGGTTCCCGACGGAGTGGCTGCGCTAGGTCGCTAGTAGGCGTTCGGAACGGGCGCGGCCGGGAGCCTCTgtcgatggatggatgggaggaATAAGTGGTCGCGTCATGGCACCGCATGAAAAGGCGAAACAAAAAGGAAATAACAGCACgctacgtacttcgtacatacagtacTGTTCTCCGTACCGTACATCGAGGCACAGTAGGTTAGTAAGTACTGTACCCGCGgaaaggagaagaaaaaaaagtcaTGGCCGCGATGCCATTTCCAATGGCCGCTGCGCCTTGCATCCCGGCTGGGGCCCGGGACCTGAATCCTCACAGCGGCCCACTGGGCTTCGCGAGGGACCCCAGACGGGTTCGATGCCGGAGCCTAGCCTCGTCGACTGGGGCATCCGGCCCAACCTGAAAGGAAACTAGGTCCCAGCACGGGCAGCATCCTGGGTAATAAGCACAGCACAATAGAGCACGGCACAAACACAGCGCACATCtggtcgcgccgcgccgcgacatCGTGCGACGCACTGTACTGGGCGGTGTGTCACCGCCTGTTGGCGCGCCGTCCGGCCTGGCCATCGGCACGGCTTGCTGCTTCAGCGGGGCGGCCGCCCTTGgctcgcctgcctggcctgggaCACAGCAATCTCTGCCGAGTCAGAGGGGGGCTAATTTCACTTGAATTCCCTTCAGGggcacggcgctgcgctgtaATCTCAGCTCTGGGGGTTATTATTATCCACCTCACTCACCTCGGTCCGTCCGTACAAGGACGGCGCGTTCTCAGGCTTACCAGACGTCGCGctcatcgacgtcggctCGGGCCCTGTTCGCGTCTCCTGAGCCAATTTCATTAGTGCTGGCACCAGCGGCTCGTCGCGTGGTGGGTGAAGCCTCCCGCTCCCGATCCCGtccgcgcgggcgagctggcgagcgagcaagcgaGCGAACGCACACGCGTGCGCAAGGACGCACGCAC belongs to Purpureocillium takamizusanense chromosome 1, complete sequence and includes:
- a CDS encoding uncharacterized protein (SECRETED:SignalP(1-20~SECRETED:cutsite=VTA-LC~SECRETED:prob=0.7246)~CAZy:GH16~TransMembrane:1 (n3-14c20/21o330-350i)~EggNog:ENOG503NZM7~COG:G) → MRLSAIALLGCAAVPRLVTALCECGYSAKGPDAGDGPWLFTGALESDFTNIADIAKYSEWTRQKFDVTAAAGRGKYAKSFVVDNVVSRPRKADGDDGGLDLIVGSALKDEAVPAAEVDSANHDMHWGSFRTGMKLTAVNGTCGAFFWYFNDTQEIDMEFLSREFDPVNKVYPVNLVIQSPASKLAGYDASKTGLFKTVNLTFDPTADFHEYRFDYMPGRVIFYADSKRLAEMKGAEMPSDAGHLILQHWSNGNPLWSGGPPTRDAVMTVSYVKAYFNSTAPLDSWTKTCADKKVPVCEIPDGTATNASTGGPFLTDHKGRESRGARATDGMGVLGLVMATGSVTALALLLL
- a CDS encoding uncharacterized protein (COG:S~EggNog:ENOG503NW8F); translation: MPGASVAVLPPPAASTSSSRKASLAPERKYKCQFCNRAFSRSEHRSRHERSHTKERPFKCMKCRSTFVRRDLLLRHDRTVHAKDGGVPLHSDGKRRAGGPKTRTIGGPSKASLPLDTSTLEQMEAGSDGIFDVEAAAMLVADLHHKATAAMRADDGTYDDSASMAYSPRSSSIVESTVTYPSGAIALPQMQWDGFMPAEPKAHSISSSASGSFDSHQSFASGSTVQPNAHQLPSIVGQNANGLVPALQTMINSLPNSGAGTPVPHSPSDASHAGVRPPQVSGDEERNAILDTIRSYDREHAIPDGFRLPGLGSLNRYLSTYFGMFHHHLPFLHPTSFSASQMSPPLLLAVLSIGALYAFDQDQAYMLHIGSKVLVNQFLQNKENFSSRKCPLWTMQSSLLNMIFASWSGDPKGLEWACSIKSLLANMVAGNRYELKLRQEARGTSQPTRAEWVEDEGCRRTYYAVYIFFGLLTLTYNHTPAISFNEFEDLQLPSTEGLWNLQVADDAVWREHLGSSPAVTFMEAHDNLFQGEGLRYSAFATRVMINALFLEVWYHKRSPEALQDVVTEYKLRLALETWEKSLDMCEPESVAVPLSAPHKGHHPLIFNAKAMYRNARARLEVDLKSVQEALRYHDPYEVAAAMSHARDRVKRSSEMITVIQECYNCIETAVVQGIRWVARTSPTSWSVEHPLCGMDLMIILSLWLYRLEHDEEPATVEEVDMYNKVRQLFKKELNDGYTTQLSSVVARLWGSMLDEVVVWGITRLMGESFKLHSQALVGYVDDPEASSNVSTPSMISQGADEDSVY
- a CDS encoding uncharacterized protein (COG:S~EggNog:ENOG503NW8F), with the translated sequence MKCRSTFVRRDLLLRHDRTVHAKDGGVPLHSDGKRRAGGPKTRTIGGPSKASLPLDTSTLEQMEAGSDGIFDVEAAAMLVADLHHKATAAMRADDGTYDDSASMAYSPRSSSIVESTVTYPSGAIALPQMQWDGFMPAEPKAHSISSSASGSFDSHQSFASGSTVQPNAHQLPSIVGQNANGLVPALQTMINSLPNSGAGTPVPHSPSDASHAGVRPPQVSGDEERNAILDTIRSYDREHAIPDGFRLPGLGSLNRYLSTYFGMFHHHLPFLHPTSFSASQMSPPLLLAVLSIGALYAFDQDQAYMLHIGSKVLVNQFLQNKENFSSRKCPLWTMQSSLLNMIFASWSGDPKGLEWACSIKSLLANMVAGNRYELKLRQEARGTSQPTRAEWVEDEGCRRTYYAVYIFFGLLTLTYNHTPAISFNEFEDLQLPSTEGLWNLQVADDAVWREHLGSSPAVTFMEAHDNLFQGEGLRYSAFATRVMINALFLEVWYHKRSPEALQDVVTEYKLRLALETWEKSLDMCEPESVAVPLSAPHKGHHPLIFNAKAMYRNARARLEVDLKSVQEALRYHDPYEVAAAMSHARDRVKRSSEMITVIQECYNCIETAVVQGIRWVARTSPTSWSVEHPLCGMDLMIILSLWLYRLEHDEEPATVEEVDMYNKVRQLFKKELNDGYTTQLSSVVARLWGSMLDEVVVWGITRLMGESFKLHSQALVGYVDDPEASSNVSTPSMISQGADEDSVY